A genome region from Methanobacterium sp. includes the following:
- a CDS encoding thiamine-phosphate synthase family protein has translation MIIEKLERAVQILEESPEFTHLIPEVRSNIVMARENAQTIKDVAGIPGRITAVKGIPKAVSRPDFGASSHMARLVLSVMKHDPEKLSAINIKYHPDLVEICHRLGLRVSSYDRNQEPSEVSEKEGSTISWGVEVAVQNLGAVPDVIYHKGAWGKEPMIVMVGNQPEELAEMAVCLAKLFSPQNRI, from the coding sequence ATGATAATAGAGAAGCTCGAAAGGGCAGTGCAGATTCTGGAGGAATCACCTGAATTTACACACTTAATTCCTGAAGTCCGGAGCAATATTGTAATGGCACGAGAGAATGCCCAGACCATAAAAGACGTTGCAGGAATCCCTGGACGTATAACCGCCGTTAAAGGCATTCCAAAAGCTGTTTCCAGGCCTGATTTTGGTGCTTCATCCCATATGGCCCGCCTGGTTTTAAGTGTAATGAAACATGACCCTGAAAAACTCAGCGCCATAAACATTAAATACCACCCTGATCTGGTGGAAATATGCCATAGGCTGGGTTTAAGGGTTTCCAGCTACGACCGAAACCAGGAACCATCAGAAGTATCCGAAAAAGAGGGAAGCACCATATCATGGGGTGTTGAAGTGGCAGTGCAGAATCTAGGTGCTGTTCCAGATGTCATATACCACAAGGGTGCCTGGGGAAAAGAGCCCATGATTGTGATGGTGGGAAACCAACCAGAAGAACTGGCAGAAATGGCAGTGTGCCTGGCCAAACTATTTTCTCCCCAGAATAGAATATAA